From a region of the Suncus etruscus isolate mSunEtr1 chromosome 11, mSunEtr1.pri.cur, whole genome shotgun sequence genome:
- the NR4A1 gene encoding nuclear receptor subfamily 4 group A member 1 — MPCIQAQYGTPAPSPGPRDQLSSDPLTPDLSKPTMDLATSEAAPTTPTALPSFSTFMDGYAGEFDTFLYQLPGTALPSSSASSSASSTSSSSATSPASASFKFEDFQVYGCYPGPLSGPLDETLSSSGSDYYGSPCSAPSPSTPSFQPPQLSPWDGSFGPFSPSQTYEGLRAWTEQLPKASGPPQPPTFFSFSPPPGPSSSLAHSPLKLFPSQTSHQLGEGDGFSLPAAFPGLMPTSPHNNGSRMLDVPMTSTKARSGAPGGSEGHCAVCGDNASCQHYGVRTCEGCKGFFKRTVQKNAKYICLANKDCPVDKRRRNRCQFCRFQKCLAVGMVKEVVRTDSLKGRRGRLPSKPKQPPDTSPANLLTSLVRAHLDSGPSTAKLDYSKFQELILPHFGKEDAGDVQQFYDLLSGSLEVIRKWAEKIPGFADLSSSDQDLLLESAFLELFILRLAYRSKPAEGKLVFCSGLVLHRLQCARGFGDWIDSILAFSRSLHSLVVDVPAFACLSALVLITERHGLQEPRRVEELQNCIASCLKEHIAAVAGEPHPSGCLSRLLGKLPELRTLCTQGLQRIFYLKLEDLVPPPPIVDKIFMDTLLF, encoded by the exons ATGCCCTGTATCCAAGCCCAGTATGGAACACCAGCACCCAGTCCAGGACCCCGCGACCAGCTGTCCAGTGACCCTCTGACTCCTGATCTCAGCAAACCCACCATGGATCTAGCCACCTCTGAAGCGGCCCCCACAACCCCCACCGCCCTGCCCAGCTTCAGCACCTTCATGGATGGCTACGCCGGAGAGTTTGACACTTTCCTCTACCAGCTGCCTGGAACAGCTCTACCGAGCTCCTCGGCCTCCTCCTCAGCCTCGTCCACCTCTTCTTCCTCCGCCACCTCCCCTGCCTCCGCTTCCTTCAAGTTTGAGGACTTCCAGGTGTATGGCTGCTACCCTGGCCCCCTGAGTGGCCCTCTGGATGAAACCCTGTCGTCCAGCGGCTCCGACTACTATGGCAGCCCTTGCTCGGCCCCGTCCCCCTCCACACCCAGCTTCCAGCCGCCCCAGCTATCTCCCTGGGATGGCTCTTTTGGTCCCTTCTCTCCCAGCCAGACCTATGAAGGACTCCGGGCATGGACAGAGCAACTGCCCAAGGCTTCTGGGCCCCCACAGCCACCCACTTTCTTCTCCTTCAGCCCCCCTCCTGGCCCTAGCTCCAGCCTGGCCCACAGCCCCCTCAAGCTGTTCCCCTCACAGACGTCCCACCAGCTGGGGGAGGGAGACGGCTTCTCCCTGCCTGCAGCTTTCCCAGGCCTGATGCCCACATCACCACACAACAATGGATCACGGATGCTGGATGTGCCCATGACCTCCACCAAGGCTCGGAGCGGGGCTCCTGGGGGCAGCGAGGGCCACTGTGCCGTGTGTGGAGACAACGCTTCCTGCCAGCATTATGGGGTCCGCACCTGTGAGGGATGCAAGGGCTTCTTCAAG CGCACAGTACAGAAAAACGCCAAGTACATCTGCCTGGCCAACAAGGACTGCCCTGTGGACAAGAGGAGGCGAAACCGCTGCCAGTTCTGCCGCTTCCAGAAGTGCCTGGCTGTGGGCATGGTGAAGGAAG TTGTCCGGACAGACAGCCTGAAGGGGCGGCGAGGCCGTCTCCCCTCCAAGCCCAAGCAGCCTCCTGATACTTCTCCTGCCAATCTTCTCACCTCGCTGGTCAGGGCTCACTTGGACTCTGGGCCCAGCACTGCCAAACTGGACTACTCTAAG TTTCAGGAGTTGATATTGCCCCACTTTGGGAAGGAGGATGCCGGGGACGTGCAGCAGTTCTATGACCTGCTCTCCGGTTCCCTGGAGGTCATCCGCAAGTGGGCCGAGAAGATCCCTGGTTTTGCTGACTTGTCATCAAGTGATCAGGACCTGCTGCTGGAATCAGCCTTCCTGGAGCTCTTCATCCTCCGCCTGGCCTACCG GTCCAAGCCGGCTGAGGGGAAGCTCGTTTTCTGCTCGGGCCTGGTGCTGCACCGGCTGCAGTGTGCCCGTGGCTTCGGTGACTGGATCGACAGCATCCTGGCCTTCTCCCGCTCCCTGCACAGCTTGGTCGTCGATGTCCCTGCCTTTGCCTGTCTGTCGGCACTTGTCCTCATCACAG AGCGGCATGGACTGCAGGAGCCACGGCGGGTGGAGGAGCTGCAGAATTGCATTGCCAGTTGCCTGAAGGAGCACATTGCAGCGGTGGCGGGAGAGCCCCATCCATCTGGCTGCCTGTCGCGCCTCCTGGGCAAGTTGCCTGAGCTTCGGACCCTGTGCACTCAGGGCCTGCAGCGCATATTCTACCTCAAACTGGAGGACCTGGTGCCCCCTCCACCAATCGTCGACAAGATCTTTATGGACACTCTGCTCTTCTGA